The following coding sequences are from one Treponema bryantii window:
- a CDS encoding sigma-54 dependent transcriptional regulator, protein MTLTILTIDDEENIRNGLADNFELEGYEVKQAANGAEGLELIAQGGIDLVITDLRMDGISGSEVVQKVTTDYPGIPIIVLTGHGSIDDATAALKAGAFDFLTKPLDLDHLNKIVKNALQGKILAEQNRELKEKLLKSESPDEMIGKSDSLNRVRQMISKAAPARASVLITGESGVGKELVAKAVHEQSDRADKPFIVVHCAALSETLIESELFGYEKGAFTGAESIHKGRFELADGGTLFLDEIGEVNLATQVKLLRVLQEHKFERVGGEKSIEVDVRVVAATNRNLEDEVKAGRFREDLFYRLNVVRIEMPSLRERMDDIPLLMHAFLREFNIENKKNIKGFDKTSKSAMIKYSWPGNIRELKNAVESAVVMCTGDEIKMEDLPRALRAQGEEKVISIPIGITMDEAEKIIIQENLAANKGNKSKTADILGIGRKTLHRKLEELNIE, encoded by the coding sequence ATCACTTTGACTATTTTAACTATCGATGATGAAGAAAATATTCGTAATGGACTTGCTGACAATTTTGAACTGGAAGGTTATGAGGTAAAGCAGGCTGCCAATGGTGCTGAAGGTCTTGAGCTAATTGCACAGGGCGGAATTGATCTTGTGATTACAGATCTTCGAATGGATGGAATCAGCGGCAGTGAAGTAGTGCAGAAGGTGACTACTGACTACCCGGGAATACCGATTATTGTTCTGACCGGTCATGGTAGTATTGATGATGCAACCGCAGCTTTGAAGGCTGGTGCATTTGATTTTTTGACTAAGCCACTTGACCTGGACCACTTAAATAAAATTGTAAAAAATGCACTTCAGGGAAAAATTCTTGCAGAGCAGAATCGTGAACTTAAAGAAAAACTTTTAAAATCTGAAAGTCCAGATGAGATGATCGGAAAGAGCGACTCTTTAAACAGAGTCCGCCAGATGATTTCAAAAGCAGCTCCGGCTAGAGCGAGTGTACTGATTACAGGAGAGAGTGGTGTCGGTAAAGAGCTCGTTGCAAAAGCTGTTCATGAACAGTCGGACAGAGCAGACAAGCCTTTTATTGTTGTTCATTGTGCAGCCCTTTCTGAGACCTTAATTGAGAGTGAGCTTTTTGGATATGAGAAAGGCGCTTTTACTGGAGCAGAGTCAATTCACAAAGGACGTTTTGAACTTGCAGATGGAGGCACTCTTTTTCTTGATGAAATTGGAGAAGTCAATCTTGCAACTCAGGTTAAACTTTTACGTGTACTTCAGGAACATAAGTTTGAAAGAGTGGGCGGTGAAAAATCTATTGAGGTTGATGTTCGTGTTGTTGCAGCAACAAACAGAAATCTTGAAGATGAAGTTAAGGCCGGCCGCTTCAGAGAGGATTTGTTTTATCGTTTGAATGTAGTTCGAATTGAGATGCCAAGTCTGCGTGAGCGCATGGATGACATACCTCTTTTAATGCATGCTTTCTTGCGCGAGTTCAATATTGAAAATAAGAAAAATATAAAAGGCTTCGATAAGACTTCAAAATCTGCAATGATAAAATACAGCTGGCCTGGAAATATCCGTGAACTTAAGAATGCTGTTGAGAGTGCAGTTGTAATGTGCACAGGTGATGAAATTAAAATGGAAGATTTACCAAGAGCTCTCAGAGCTCAAGGCGAAGAAAAGGTAATTTCAATTCCTATTGGCATAACAATGGATGAAGCAGAGAAGATCATCATCCAGGAAAACCTTGCAGCTAACAAAGGGAACAAATCAAAAACAGCCGACATTCTCGGAATTGGCCGTAAGACTTTACATAGAAAATTGGAAGAGTTAAATATTGAATAA
- a CDS encoding DNA polymerase III: MFENLVNQEAGKLLAADIKHNRLPGAILFAGPEASGKLTAALETARILSCHEAPQGKWMCTCPSCLQHKALVCSNLMVMGPRDCSLEISAAAKTFTEAHFINAKYIDAARYLFLRSVRKLTLRFNGILWEGDTNLNKIGSLIEEINESLEQLDFPRELPDVSNVKKLCEEITKQCMKLEDEYLYDSIPINQVRNMEGWAHIKSEEGRKTVIIENADRMQTSVRNALLKILEEPPEDVVFILLTSKRNAIMQTILSRVRTYNFLERTEEQQLEVIERVFHNDDFKGNLHDYLLTYLPVTPSEIKAQARILYNSVSSRQICNIEEIVKKCEKFYPRIELRLFLLNISNFMRPMLKTQAGSEAAAKAMELLRNCSDNITLYNQSPASALEILLRDMFALNNQFGGIFCAAM, encoded by the coding sequence ATGTTTGAAAATCTAGTTAATCAGGAAGCGGGAAAACTTCTTGCAGCTGATATAAAACATAACAGACTCCCTGGTGCAATTTTATTTGCAGGTCCGGAAGCCAGCGGAAAACTCACTGCTGCACTTGAGACAGCACGTATTCTTTCCTGTCATGAGGCTCCTCAGGGAAAATGGATGTGTACCTGTCCATCCTGCTTGCAGCATAAGGCTCTTGTATGCTCAAATCTTATGGTTATGGGACCTAGAGACTGTTCTCTGGAGATCTCAGCAGCTGCTAAAACTTTTACGGAAGCTCATTTTATAAATGCAAAATATATTGATGCTGCCAGATATCTGTTTTTAAGAAGTGTAAGAAAACTGACGCTCCGTTTTAATGGTATTCTTTGGGAAGGGGATACAAATCTTAATAAAATCGGAAGCCTTATAGAAGAAATTAACGAAAGCCTTGAACAGCTTGATTTTCCTCGTGAACTACCGGACGTTAGTAATGTTAAAAAGTTATGCGAAGAAATTACAAAGCAGTGTATGAAGCTCGAAGATGAATATCTGTATGATTCGATTCCAATAAATCAGGTTCGAAATATGGAAGGTTGGGCTCATATAAAATCTGAAGAAGGCCGTAAAACTGTTATTATAGAAAATGCAGACAGAATGCAGACCAGTGTACGAAATGCTCTGCTCAAAATCCTGGAAGAACCACCAGAGGATGTTGTTTTCATTCTTCTTACTTCAAAAAGAAATGCTATTATGCAGACAATTCTTTCGCGTGTAAGAACCTATAATTTCCTGGAACGAACAGAAGAACAGCAGCTGGAAGTTATAGAGAGGGTTTTCCATAATGATGATTTTAAGGGAAATCTTCATGATTATCTTCTTACTTATCTTCCAGTTACTCCATCTGAAATAAAAGCACAGGCAAGAATATTGTATAATTCGGTTTCAAGTCGCCAGATCTGCAACATAGAAGAAATTGTAAAAAAGTGTGAAAAGTTCTATCCAAGAATTGAACTCAGACTATTCCTTCTAAATATTTCAAATTTCATGCGTCCTATGCTGAAAACTCAGGCTGGCAGTGAAGCTGCTGCAAAAGCAATGGAATTACTGCGAAACTGCAGCGATAATATTACTTTGTATAATCAGTCACCTGCCTCAGCATTGGAAATACTTTTAAGAGATATGTTTGCGTTGAATAATCAGTTTGGAGGTATATTTTGCGCAGCTATGTAA
- a CDS encoding CvpA family protein — protein sequence MSFTVIDWIFSIIILIFAISGVIKGFIDNVFGKIAFIAGIILGYIFYKDIATGLLKDIKVQFAANIIAFLLVFVVTFLVIKLIQMIISKVFQWSILKSLDRTLGFIFGMVEGAAVVGLIIFLFNAQPFFDADKIFDGSFYFNIVSSLFMSSKEEIGTHV from the coding sequence ATGAGCTTTACTGTTATTGACTGGATTTTCAGTATAATAATTCTTATATTTGCGATTTCTGGAGTTATTAAAGGTTTTATTGATAATGTCTTTGGAAAAATTGCTTTTATAGCAGGAATCATATTAGGCTATATATTTTATAAAGATATAGCAACAGGTTTACTTAAGGATATCAAAGTTCAGTTTGCAGCAAATATAATCGCATTCCTTTTAGTTTTTGTTGTTACTTTCTTAGTAATTAAGCTTATACAGATGATTATATCTAAGGTATTTCAGTGGAGTATATTAAAAAGCCTCGATCGTACTCTAGGATTTATTTTTGGAATGGTTGAAGGGGCTGCAGTTGTTGGACTTATTATATTTTTGTTTAATGCGCAGCCTTTCTTTGATGCAGATAAGATTTTTGATGGAAGCTTTTACTTTAATATCGTATCCAGCCTGTTTATGTCTTCTAAAGAGGAGATAGGAACTCATGTTTGA
- a CDS encoding glucose-1-phosphate adenylyltransferase: MANTEPRVLSIILGGGKGTRLYPLTKERSKPAVSFGGKYRIVDIPISNCINSGYKKIYLLTQFNSASLHLHISNSYNFDRFSGGFVEILAAEQTLEHSGWYEGTADAVRKNFIHFKTQKPTHYIILSGDQLYKMDLRAFMDAHIKSGAEITIATTAVNRHDASGFGIMQIDDQNHVKAFMEKPKPDLNIDDWKIPAEARGSLPPEKEYLASMGIYIFNADTMEEMLGGENEKYTDFGKEILPLAIGKKKISSYVFDGYWEDIGTIRSFYDANIALCEPNPTFDFFGQTQPIYTHMRNLPPSKINKADINASLISEGCIITDAKFNKSVVGVRSIINEGTEFNGVIMMGADYYDTEEEKAENEKAGKPSTGIGKNCKIANAIIDKNARIGDNCKIGVSGKKYEDGDHGSFYSADGIIVIRKGAVISSGTEI; this comes from the coding sequence ATGGCAAACACAGAACCACGCGTACTGTCCATCATTCTTGGTGGTGGAAAAGGAACACGTCTTTACCCGCTTACAAAAGAGCGTTCAAAACCAGCCGTTTCATTCGGCGGAAAATACAGAATTGTAGATATCCCTATTTCTAACTGTATTAACTCGGGATACAAGAAGATTTACCTTCTTACTCAGTTCAACTCGGCTTCACTTCATCTTCACATCTCAAATTCTTATAATTTTGACCGTTTCTCTGGCGGATTTGTTGAAATTCTTGCTGCAGAACAGACTCTTGAACATTCAGGCTGGTATGAAGGTACTGCCGATGCCGTTCGTAAGAACTTTATTCACTTTAAGACTCAGAAACCAACTCATTACATAATTCTTTCTGGTGACCAGCTTTATAAGATGGACCTCCGTGCATTTATGGATGCCCACATCAAATCTGGTGCTGAAATCACAATCGCTACAACTGCCGTAAACCGCCATGACGCTTCAGGTTTTGGTATCATGCAGATTGATGACCAGAATCATGTAAAAGCTTTTATGGAAAAGCCAAAGCCAGATCTGAACATTGACGACTGGAAGATTCCTGCAGAAGCACGCGGAAGCCTTCCACCAGAGAAGGAATACCTTGCATCAATGGGTATTTACATCTTCAATGCTGACACAATGGAAGAAATGCTTGGCGGCGAAAACGAAAAATACACAGACTTTGGTAAAGAAATCCTCCCTCTCGCCATCGGTAAGAAGAAAATCAGTTCTTATGTATTCGACGGCTACTGGGAAGACATCGGAACCATCCGCAGCTTCTATGATGCAAATATTGCTTTGTGCGAACCAAATCCAACATTCGACTTCTTTGGACAGACACAGCCAATTTATACACACATGCGCAACCTTCCACCTTCAAAAATCAACAAGGCAGACATCAATGCTTCCCTTATTTCTGAAGGATGTATCATTACAGATGCAAAATTCAATAAATCTGTTGTCGGTGTACGCTCAATCATCAATGAAGGAACTGAATTTAACGGCGTAATCATGATGGGTGCCGACTATTACGACACAGAAGAAGAAAAGGCTGAAAACGAAAAAGCCGGTAAACCAAGTACTGGAATCGGTAAAAACTGTAAAATTGCCAACGCAATCATCGATAAGAACGCAAGAATCGGTGATAACTGTAAAATCGGCGTAAGCGGAAAGAAGTACGAAGACGGCGATCACGGCAGCTTCTACAGTGCAGACGGCATTATTGTTATCCGTAAGGGTGCAGTTATTTCTTCTGGAACAGAAATCTAA
- a CDS encoding two-component system sensor histidine kinase NtrB, with translation MRSYVKRVKQKAEKLSKEQVLSLLEDVVDENENLFSVLESLSTGLLIIDDDYRLLRYNTIAESWLPFSERLEDILGTENAIWEYVEDEDVSNFLRNCMEKNTTNCSEDFSTVTSGGSVRFLTVTISPLITEGELNGKVILVRDITEKKNQDILLHRMENLANLTNLAAGMAHEIKNPLGAISIHIQLIQKALAKARENDDKLPAPKFVEDHIDIVNEEIDHLNKLVMDFLLAVRPVKAQLQLKEPDKLVENLVSFFKPEFNREGIEVIFKSSESGKRILLDEKLFRDVIMNISQNSLAAIKSKYIGDRIGAKFCISNSVRENKFIITIADNGCGMSEETLAKIFEPYYTTKANGTGLGMTMVYKIIKEFSGEIIVDSKEGEGTAFTITFPIPQKDTKLLTSESR, from the coding sequence TTGCGCAGCTATGTAAAACGAGTTAAGCAGAAAGCCGAAAAACTTTCAAAAGAACAAGTGCTTTCTCTTCTTGAAGATGTAGTTGATGAGAATGAAAACCTTTTCTCTGTTCTGGAATCCCTATCAACAGGTCTTTTAATTATTGATGATGATTACAGACTTCTTCGATATAACACAATTGCAGAAAGCTGGCTTCCTTTTTCTGAAAGACTTGAAGATATTCTTGGAACGGAAAATGCAATCTGGGAATATGTTGAAGATGAAGATGTCTCAAATTTCCTACGAAATTGTATGGAAAAAAATACTACCAACTGTTCAGAAGATTTTTCAACAGTAACTTCTGGAGGTTCTGTACGATTTCTTACAGTTACAATTTCACCGCTTATAACTGAAGGAGAATTAAACGGAAAGGTTATTCTTGTCCGCGATATAACTGAAAAGAAAAATCAGGATATTCTTCTTCACCGAATGGAAAATCTTGCAAACCTTACAAATCTTGCAGCAGGTATGGCCCATGAAATAAAAAATCCTCTTGGTGCAATAAGTATTCATATACAGCTGATTCAAAAAGCTCTTGCTAAGGCCCGTGAAAATGATGATAAACTTCCGGCTCCAAAATTTGTTGAAGATCATATTGATATAGTAAATGAAGAAATCGATCATTTGAACAAACTGGTTATGGATTTTCTTCTGGCTGTACGTCCTGTTAAGGCACAGCTGCAGCTTAAGGAACCTGATAAATTAGTAGAAAATCTTGTTTCTTTCTTTAAGCCGGAATTTAACAGAGAAGGAATTGAAGTAATTTTCAAATCATCTGAAAGCGGAAAACGAATCCTCCTTGATGAAAAACTTTTCCGTGATGTAATAATGAACATTTCGCAGAATTCTCTGGCTGCAATAAAATCAAAATATATCGGTGACAGAATTGGTGCAAAATTCTGTATTTCCAATTCTGTTCGGGAAAATAAATTCATCATAACAATTGCTGATAACGGTTGTGGAATGTCTGAAGAAACTCTTGCAAAAATCTTTGAGCCTTATTATACAACAAAGGCAAACGGCACGGGTCTTGGAATGACAATGGTGTATAAAATTATTAAAGAATTTTCTGGTGAAATAATTGTTGATTCAAAAGAAGGCGAGGGAACTGCCTTTACAATTACCTTCCCAATTCCGCAGAAAGATACAAAACTATTAACTTCTGAAAGCCGCTAG